The window CAGCGTGAGCTGGCGGCGGACGAAGCCGTACAGCGCGGCCGCGCCCAGCGCGCCCGTGGCCAGGACCGGCCAGGTGAACCCTCCTGCGGCGGCCTCCTTGACCGCGTAGACGACGCCGACGACACCGGCCAGCGACAGCACGACGCTCACCAGGTCCCACGGGCCCGGGTCGGGGTTGCGGGACTCGGGCAGGGTCCTGAGGCCGACCAGGACGAGGACGGCCATCACGGGCAGGTTGATGAGGAAGACCGAGCCCCACCAGAAGTGTTCGAGCAGCAGGCCGCCCACGATCGGGCCGACGGCCGTGCCGCCGGAGGCGGTGGCGCCCCAGATGCCGACGGCGAGGCTGCGCTCGCGCGGGTCGTGGAAGAGGTTGCGGATCAGGGCGAGCGTGGCCGGCATCAGGGTGGCGCCCGCGACGCCGAGCAGCGCCCTGGCCAGGATCATGAGTTCCGGTGTGGTGGCGTAGGCGTTGAGCACGGAGACCGCGCCGAACGCGGTGGCGCCGCCGAGCAGGATGCGCTTGCGGCCGATGCGGTCGCCCAGGCTGCCCATGGAGACGAGCAGTCCGGCGATGACGAACGAGTAGACGTCGCCGATCCACAGCAGCTGGGTGCCCGAGGGCCTGAGGTCCTCACTGATGAAGGGGGTCGCGAGACCGAGGACGGTCGCGTCGACGGCCACCAGCAGCACGGCGAGCACGAGGACGGAGAGCGCGAGCCAGCGGCCCGGCCGCTGCTCCACCTCCGCCGCGCGAGCCGGCTGCAGGGTGCTGGTCATGATTCCTCGTTCCGTGATGTGTCCGTGCGCAGTGCGCCGCCGAGCAGCAGCTCGGTGATCATGTGGTGGAAGTCCTTGGGGGCGACCTTGCCGCTCAGCACGACATAGGCGCCGGAGGCGATGAGCCCGAAGAGTGCCTCGGTGAGCCAGGCGGGGGTGAGGTCGATACGGAACTCGCCGCTGAGCTGGCCGCGCCGGAAGACCTCGGAGATGCGCTCGTCGAGCCGGGCCCAGCCCTCGTTCTGCTCCTCGCCCTCGAACAGCTGGTTCTCCGTGTAGAGGAAGGAGAGCAGCCCGGCCGCCGGTTCGATCTCACGGACCAGACGCCGTACGGCGTCACCGGCCGGCCCCTCCCCGAGGCGGGCCGCGTCGAGGGCGGCCTCGCACTCGGCGATGCCGAGCGCCTCCAGCGCCCTGACGAGCGAGTCGCGTCCGGCGAACTGGCGGTGCAGCGTGGCCCGGCTGATCCCGGCCGCCTTGGCGACCTCGTCCATGGTGGCGGTGGACTTGTGGGCGAGCAGGGTCGCTGCGCTGCGCAGCACGTGGTCACGATCGACAGCCATGAGACAACAGTACCTCACATGAGACATTGATGTCTCACAAAAGGCGTACGCGTCTCACTGCTGCCTGCTGGAAGAGGGTCTCGCCGGGACGCTCAGTGCCAGGGAAGCCGCCCGCGCCGCTCCCAGTAGGCCCGGGGTTCCTCGGCCAGAGCGCCGAGGCGGGCGAGCTGGTCCTCGTCGAGGTCGACGGCCGGAGCATGCAGGTTGGAGGCGAGCTGGCCCGGGGTGGCGGCGCCGGACAGGACCACACCGGCCCACGGCCGGCGCAGGATCAGGGCGAGGGCGACCGCGTCGCAGCCCAGGCCCGTCTCGCGGGCGACCGACTTGAGCGGCTCGGGGGCGTTCGGCTCGGCGAGCCGCCCGTTGGCCATGCCCTCCTTGACGATCACCGTCAGTCCGGCGTCGTGCGCCTCGGCGAGGGCGGGACCGGCGGAGGTCTCCAGGGCGTTGTACGTCGACTGGACGGTACGGAAGAGCGGGGCGCCGTCGACCGTCACGGCGAGCGCGGCGCGGACGGTGTCGGCCTGTGCGGGTCCGCTGGTGGAGAAGCCGATCGTGAGGCCGCCCGCGGCGGCCTCGGCCAGCCTGGCGTGGAGTTCCTTGTCGGTGAGCGCGGGGCTGTCCGGGGTCAGCGAGTGGATCTGGTAGAGGTCGAGCCGGTCGCCGAGCAGTCCGGCGGTCTCGGCGCGCTGCCGCTCGTAGGTGGCGAGGCTGTGGTCCTTGACCTCGTGCCGGTCGGCGTCAGTGGTCCAGTCGGCGGTGTAGGTGTAGCCCCATTTGCTGCCGACGACGACGTCGTCGGCGTCGGGGCGGGACCTGAGCCAGTCGGCGAGGAACTCCTCGGCACGGCCGTAGGAGCGCGCGGCGTCGACGTAGCGGACGCCCTGCGCGTAGGCGGCGTCCAGGAGTTCACGGGTGCGCTCGCGCAGGGCGTCCACGGTGCGGTCGGCCGGGAGGTCCTTCTCGCGGCCGAGGTTGATGTACCCAGGACGCCCGACGGCGGCCAGCCCCAGACCGATGTGGCACGTGGGGGTCGTGGCCGAGGCCAGTCTGGCGAAGGGCATCGCGGGCTCCGTCCGGTCGCTTCCTTACGGCTGTAGACCAACGTAACCCGCGAGGCCCCCGGAGGCGGGCGGACTACTTTCTGGCGTCCGCCCACTGGTGCTGCGCCGCCACGTCCGCCTTGACCTCGGCGAGCTGCACGGCGACCGCGCTCGGGGCGGTGCCGCCGCGCCCGTTGCGGGAGGCGAGGGCGCCGGGAACGTTGAGGACGGTACGCACCTCGGGCGTCAGATGGGCGGAGATCTTGGCGAACTGCTCGTCGGTCAGCTCGTCGAGCTCCTTGCCCTCGGCCTCGGCGGCCTTCACGCACTCGCCGGCGACCTCGTGCGCCACGCGGAAGGGCACGCCCTGCTTGACCAGCCACTCGGCGATGTCGGTGGCCAGCGAGAAGCCGGCCGGGGCCAGCTCCTCCATGCGGTCGCGGTGCACGGTGAGGGTGGCCATCATGCCGGTGAAGGCCGGCAGCAGGACCTCCAGCTGGTCGCAGGAGTCGAAGACGGGCTCCTTGTCCTCCTGGAGGTCGCGGTTGTACGCGAGCGGCAGGGCCTTGAGGGTGGCGAGCAGGCCGGTCAGGTTGCCGATCAGCCGGCCGGACTTGCCGCGTGCCAGCTCGGCGATGTCCGGGTTCTTCTTCTGCGGCATGATCGACGAGCCGGTGGAGAAGGCGTCGTGCAGGGTCACGAAGGAGAACTCCTTCGTGTTCCAGATGATGACCTCCTCGGCGATCCGGGAGAGGTTCACACCGATCATCGCGGTGACGAAGGCGAACTCCGCGACGAAGTCCCGGGAGGCGGTGCCGTCGATGGAGTTGCCGGCGCTGCCGCGCTCGAAGCCGAGGTCCCGCGCCACCGCCTCCGGGTCCAGGCCGAGGGAGGAACCGGCCAGGGCGCCGGAGCCGTACGGCGACACGGCCGTGCGCTCGTCCCACTGGCGCAGCCGCTCGGCGTCCCGCGACAGGGACTGGACGTGCGCGAGGACGTGGTGGGCGAACAGGACCGGCTGGGCGTGCTGGAGGTGGGTGCGGCCGGGCATGGCCACGTCCGGGTGGGCCTCGGCCAGGCCGATGAGCGCGTCCTGGAGGTCGGCGATCAGAGCGCCGATGATCCGGGCGTGGTCGCGCAGGTACATCCGGAAGAGGGTGGCGACCTGGTCGTTGCGGGACCGGCCGGCGCGCAGCTTGCCGCCGAGGTCGGCGCCGAGGCGCTCCAGCAGGCCGCGCTCCAGGGCGGTGTGCACGTCCTCGTCGGCGATGGTGCCGGTGAAGGAGCCGTCGGCGACGTCCGCCTCCAGCCGGTCGAGGCCGGCGAGCATGCGCCGCAGTTCGTCGTCGTCGAGCAGCCCGGCCTTGTGCAGCACGCGCGCGTGGGCGCGGGAGCCGGCGATGTCGTAGGGCGCGAGGCGCCAGTCGAAGTGGACGGACGCGGACAGCTTCGCCAGGGCCTCGGCGGGACCGTCGGCGAAACGGCCGCCCCAGAGCCGTACTTCACCGCTGTTGCTGCTCACTTGCGTTGCTCCTCGGAAGTGTCTCTGTGCGACCGCCTCCCCACCCTTGCAGGTGAGGAGGCGGCTGTCAGGCTGATGCGTATGAGGGGACCCGTACGCGCTTACCCGCTCAGACGAGGTCGCGCTTGGCGGCGATCTTCGACGACAGGCTGTAGATGTCGATGAAGCCCTTGGCGGCGGCCTGGTCGAAGGTGTCGCCGGTGTCGTAGGTGGCGAGGTTGAAGTCGTACAGCGACTCCTGGGAGCGCCGGCCGGTGACGACCGCGCGGCCGCCGTGCAGGGTCATGCGGACGTCGCCGGAGACGTGCTGGTTGGCCTCGTTGATGAAGCCGTCCAGGGCGCGCTTGAGCGGGGAGAACCACTGGCCGTCGTAGACCAGTTCGCCCCAGCGCTGCTCGACCTGCCGCTTGTAGCGGGCGAGTTCGCGCTCGACGGTGACGTTCTCCAGCTCCTGGTGGGCGGTGATCAGGGCGATGGCGCCCGGAGCCTCGTACACCTCGCGGGACTTGATGCCGACGAGGCGGTCCTCGACCATGTCGATCCGGCCGATGCCCTGGGCGCCGGCGCGCTCGTTGAGCTGCTGGATGGCCTGGAGGACGGAGACGGGCTTGCCGTCGATGGCGACCGGGACACCCTCCTTGAAGGTGATGATCACCTCGTCGGCCTCGCGGGCGACGGCCGGGTTCTGGGTGTACTCGTAGATGTCCTCGATCGGCGCGTTCCAGATGTCCTCGAGGAAGCCGGTCTCCACGGCGCGGCCGAAGACGTTCTGGTCGATGGAGTACGGGGACTTCTTGGTGGTCGCGATCGGGAGGTCCTTCTCCTCGCAGAACGCGATGGCCTTGTCTCGGGTCATCGCGTAGTCGCGGACCGGGGCGATGCACTTCAGGCCGGGGGCGAGGGCGACGATGCCGGCCTCGAAGCGGACCTGGTCGTTGCCCTTGCCGGTGCAGCCGTGGGCGACGATGCCGGCGCCGTGCTTGTTGGCGGCGGCGACGAGGTGCTTGACGATCGTCGGCCGCGACAGCGCGGAGACCAGCGGGTAGCGGTCCATGTAGAGGGCGTTGGCCTTGATCGCCGGGAGGCAGTACTCGTCGGCGAACTCGTCCTTGGCGTCGGCGACCTCGGCCTCGACAGCACCGCAGGCGAGCGCGCGCTTGCGGATGACGTCCAGGTCCTCGCCGCCCTGGCCGACGTCGACCGCAACGGCGATGACCTCGGCGCCCGTCTCCTCGGCGATCCAGCCGATGGCGACGGAGGTGTCCAGACCGCCCGAGTAGGCGAGTACGACGCGCTCGGTCACGGGATTCTCCTCACACTGCATTCGCTGACATGCATGAGTATGCAGAACTCTGCATGGTTCGTCAATCTCCGGCGGGCGTGTCCTGGCGTCAGGGGGGTTTCGAAAGGTGTTTTCAGAATTCCGTCGTCACTCCTTGAACAAGGGCAACCGCTTTCCCGTATCTCTCGTTCGAACGCAGGCGCCGCGTTTGCCACGTCCCATCCCCCGACCCATCCCCCGACCCGAGTGAGGCACCCCCATGTCCAGGGCTCTTCCGAAGTACGACAAGCGCCGCGTCGCGTTCATCGGCGGCGCGGCCGCAGTGGTGCTCTCCGGCGCGGTCATCGCCGGTTCCGCGCTGGCCGGGGAGACGTCCGGGCAGGGCGGCGCCCAGAACGCCCGGACCCTGGCGAGCCCCGGCACGATCACCTGCCCGGACGTGAGGTCGCAGCTCCCCGCGGTCCCCGCCTCCGCCCAGGCCGAGATCGACCGCAACCTCGCCCTGCTGGACACCCAGCTCCAGGAGGCCGACAAGCGCCTGGTCGACACCGTCGGCCAGGGCGGGCCCAACTTCGTGCAGAACGCCATCCTCGGCCCGCTCAAGGACAAGCGCGTGGCCACCATCGACCGGATCGCCATCTCCATCGGACGTACCGCGGCCAAGCCGCAGGGCCTGGACGCGCTCGCGCCCTGCACCCTGAACCAGGGCGGCGTGACGGGCACCGTCGGCGGCAACGACGGCAACGCGGCGGGCGCGGCGGGCGCGGCGGGCGCGGCGACAGGAAACAACAGCAACACAGGCAACGCCGGTAACACAGGCGGCAACACGGGCAACGCCGGCACCGGCACGGCGGCGGGAACCATCACCTGCCCGGACGTGAGGTCGCAGCTCCCCGCGGTCCCCGCCTCCGCCCAGGCCGAGATCGACCGCAACCTCGCCCTGCTGGACACCCAGCTCCAGGAGGCCGACAAGCGCCTGGTCGACACCGTCGGCCAGGGCGGGCCCAACTTCGTGCAGAACGCCATCCTCGGCCCGCTCAAGGACAAGCGCGTGGCCACCATCGACCGGATCGCCATCTCCATCGGACGTACCGCGGCCAAACCGCAGGGCCTGGACTCCCTGGCCGCCTGCACCCTCACCAAGTGAGGTGACAGGCAGCCGTGGCCGCCCCGAGGAAGCGCCGGCCGGGGCGGCCACGGTGGGGCGAGCGGAGGCCGCAATTCCTTAGACAAGCGAAAGAACTTCCCCCGATAATCGTTGGACATGGGAAAGACGTATGAGCGCATAGACGGCAGGCTGCGTACGTTCATCGAGCAGCAGCCCCTGTTCTTCACCGCGACCGCCCCGCTCTCCGGCGATGGCACGGTCAACCTGTCCCCCAAGGGCCTCACGGGCTCCTTCGCGGTGCTCGACGAGCGCACCGTGGCCTACCTGGACTTCGCCGGGTCCAACGCGGAGACCATCGCCCACCTGCGTGAGAACGGCCGGATCACCCTGATGTGGTGCGCCTTCCAGGGCCCGCCCAGCATCGTGCGCGTCCACGGCCGGGGCGAGCCCGTCTTCCGCGACGACCCGCGCTTCGGCGAACTCCTCACCCGTTTCCCCGACATCGACCCGGCCCGGCACGGACTGCGCGCGATCATCGTCGTGCACGCCGAACTCGTACGGGACACCTGCGGGTACGCGGTGCCCTTCATGGCGTACGAGGCGGACCGCGATCTGCACGGCAGGCGCTTCGCGCGCGAGGACGACGCCTCGCTGAGCGACTACTTCACCCGGAAGGAGCACGTGGCCACCAGCCTGGACGGACTGCCCGGGCTGCCGTTGCCGCTGCCGCCGTCTACGGTCTGATCCATGCGTCCCGGTGCCGCCGCGATCCTCGCCGCCCTGTCCCTGCTCTCGCTCGGTGCCGTGCCCGCGGGCGAGGTGCCGCTGCCGGCCCGGCTGCGCGACACCGGCGGCGGCACCCAGCTGATCACCGCTCAGGCGGCCGGCACCGGCGCCACCACGGGCACGGTCACCTGGTGGGACCTGCGCGGCGGGCACTGGGTGCGGGCCGGTTCGGCACCGGCAAGGTTCGGCGCGAAGGGCCTCGTCGAGGGGACGGCACGGCGGCAGGACACGAACACGACGCCGACCGGGCTGTACCGCCTGCCGTTCGCCTTCGGGACCGACGCCGCACCGGGCGGGACCCGGCTGCGGTACCGGCGGGTGGGCCCGGAGTCCTGGTGGTGCCAGGACAACGACTCACGCTCCTACAACCGGTGGACCCAGCCGCGTCCCGCCGACTGCCGGGCCGCCGCGTCCGAGCACCTGGTGGAGTACCCCACGCAGTACGCGCACGCGCTCGTCATCGGCTTCAACTACTCCCGTCCGGTGCGCGGCCGGGGAGCGGGGATCTTCCTGCACGTCAACGGGCGCGGGGCGACGGCCGGCTGTGTGTCCGTGCCCCGGGAGGCCATGCGGCGGATCCTGGCGTGGGCGGATCCCGCGCGCCGGCCGCACACCGCGATCGGCACGGCGGGCGGGGCGACCGCGATCAGCCGTTACTGACCCCGCCGCCGTCCGCCGGCAGCCGGACGGTGAAGGCCGTGGAGCCGGGGCGGCTGTCCAGCCCGACACCGCCGCCGTGGGCCTCCGTCACGGCCGCCACGATCGACAGGCCGAGGCCCGCCCCGGCGCCGCCGAAGGAGTCGGTGCGGCGGCGGTCGGCCCGGGTGAAGCGCTCGAAGACACCGGGCTGGACCTCCTCGGGGACGCCGGGCCCGTCGTCGTGCACCCGCAGGACGGCCACGGCGGCACCCTCCGGGGCCGGCTCACCTCCGGATTCCAGGTCCAGGGACACCGTCACCCCGGTGCCCGCGGGTGTGTGCGCACGCGCGTTGGCCAGCAGGTTGGCCAGCACCTGCTGGAGCCGGTGGGCGTCACCGGTCACCGTCACCGGTTCCTCCGGCAGCTCGAGCGTCCAGCGGTGCTCCGGACCCGCCGCCCTGGCGTCCGTCACCGCGTCCAGGACCAGGCGGGTCAAATCGACCGGGCGGCGCTCCAGGGGACGCCCGGCGTCCAGCCGGGCCAGGAGCAGCATCTCGTCGACCATCTCGCCCATGCGAGCGGACTCGGCGGCGATGCGTTCCAGGGCCCGGGTGACCTCGGGCGGCACCGGTCCCGGGTGCAGCAGGGCGAGTTCGGCGTGGCCGCGCACCGTGGCGACCGGGGTGCGCAGCTCGTGGCTGGCGTCGGCGGCGAAGCCGCGCAGCCGTTCCTCACTGGCGTGCCGTTTGGTCAGCGCGTCCTCGACGTGGTGGAGCATCCGGTTGAAGGCGGCGCCGACCCGCCCGACCTCGCTGCGCGGGTCGGCGCGCGGCGCGCGGGGCGGCAGCGCGACCTCGCCGCTGGCGAGCGGCAGCTCGCTGACCCGGGCGGCGGTCTCCGCGACCCGTGTCAGCGGGCGAAGCGACCAGCGCACCCAGAGGGCGCCGGCCACCCCGGCGGCGGCCAGGGCGAGCCCCGAGACGGTCCCGGCGACCAGTTCCAGCCGGTGGACCGCGGCCCGCACCTGCGCCATC of the Streptomyces sp. NBC_01788 genome contains:
- a CDS encoding sensor histidine kinase — its product is MTRSGTTPRIRRLPRPRTLRARLTFGLVVLLAVACAAVGVAAVLELNGFLTGRIDQQLQQTGPGFPESLEHGTATPAKPSDHDGDERGDTRRQAAGTFGARLLGGTVTHAAVVPSGSRPGFGVTLTGADRGALAALPVDRGGHTVRLSDLGEYRLAAWPGRDGDVLVTGLPMAQVRAAVHRLELVAGTVSGLALAAAGVAGALWVRWSLRPLTRVAETAARVSELPLASGEVALPPRAPRADPRSEVGRVGAAFNRMLHHVEDALTKRHASEERLRGFAADASHELRTPVATVRGHAELALLHPGPVPPEVTRALERIAAESARMGEMVDEMLLLARLDAGRPLERRPVDLTRLVLDAVTDARAAGPEHRWTLELPEEPVTVTGDAHRLQQVLANLLANARAHTPAGTGVTVSLDLESGGEPAPEGAAVAVLRVHDDGPGVPEEVQPGVFERFTRADRRRTDSFGGAGAGLGLSIVAAVTEAHGGGVGLDSRPGSTAFTVRLPADGGGVSNG
- a CDS encoding aldo/keto reductase — encoded protein: MPFARLASATTPTCHIGLGLAAVGRPGYINLGREKDLPADRTVDALRERTRELLDAAYAQGVRYVDAARSYGRAEEFLADWLRSRPDADDVVVGSKWGYTYTADWTTDADRHEVKDHSLATYERQRAETAGLLGDRLDLYQIHSLTPDSPALTDKELHARLAEAAAGGLTIGFSTSGPAQADTVRAALAVTVDGAPLFRTVQSTYNALETSAGPALAEAHDAGLTVIVKEGMANGRLAEPNAPEPLKSVARETGLGCDAVALALILRRPWAGVVLSGAATPGQLASNLHAPAVDLDEDQLARLGALAEEPRAYWERRGRLPWH
- the argH gene encoding argininosuccinate lyase, with the protein product MSSNSGEVRLWGGRFADGPAEALAKLSASVHFDWRLAPYDIAGSRAHARVLHKAGLLDDDELRRMLAGLDRLEADVADGSFTGTIADEDVHTALERGLLERLGADLGGKLRAGRSRNDQVATLFRMYLRDHARIIGALIADLQDALIGLAEAHPDVAMPGRTHLQHAQPVLFAHHVLAHVQSLSRDAERLRQWDERTAVSPYGSGALAGSSLGLDPEAVARDLGFERGSAGNSIDGTASRDFVAEFAFVTAMIGVNLSRIAEEVIIWNTKEFSFVTLHDAFSTGSSIMPQKKNPDIAELARGKSGRLIGNLTGLLATLKALPLAYNRDLQEDKEPVFDSCDQLEVLLPAFTGMMATLTVHRDRMEELAPAGFSLATDIAEWLVKQGVPFRVAHEVAGECVKAAEAEGKELDELTDEQFAKISAHLTPEVRTVLNVPGALASRNGRGGTAPSAVAVQLAEVKADVAAQHQWADARK
- a CDS encoding MFS transporter, whose amino-acid sequence is MTSTLQPARAAEVEQRPGRWLALSVLVLAVLLVAVDATVLGLATPFISEDLRPSGTQLLWIGDVYSFVIAGLLVSMGSLGDRIGRKRILLGGATAFGAVSVLNAYATTPELMILARALLGVAGATLMPATLALIRNLFHDPRERSLAVGIWGATASGGTAVGPIVGGLLLEHFWWGSVFLINLPVMAVLVLVGLRTLPESRNPDPGPWDLVSVVLSLAGVVGVVYAVKEAAAGGFTWPVLATGALGAAALYGFVRRQLTLPKPLLDMRLFHSRGFSGAVLADLLTVLGMSGLVFFLSQYLQLVQGRRPFEAGLAELPAAAGAVVAGLLAGRAARRFSVRSVVSGSLAAIGLGLAVLTTIGETTGYPLLGAALLVVGVGAGFSFTVTADVILSSVPKEQAGAASAVSETAYELGAALGIALLGSIVTGVYRGFTGPGGTPTAAHESLGGAVEAAASLPARASEALLHAARESFVHGLHLASGAGAAVLLATAVAAWFLLKGQKL
- a CDS encoding pyridoxamine 5'-phosphate oxidase family protein; translated protein: MGKTYERIDGRLRTFIEQQPLFFTATAPLSGDGTVNLSPKGLTGSFAVLDERTVAYLDFAGSNAETIAHLRENGRITLMWCAFQGPPSIVRVHGRGEPVFRDDPRFGELLTRFPDIDPARHGLRAIIVVHAELVRDTCGYAVPFMAYEADRDLHGRRFAREDDASLSDYFTRKEHVATSLDGLPGLPLPLPPSTV
- a CDS encoding TetR/AcrR family transcriptional regulator; its protein translation is MAVDRDHVLRSAATLLAHKSTATMDEVAKAAGISRATLHRQFAGRDSLVRALEALGIAECEAALDAARLGEGPAGDAVRRLVREIEPAAGLLSFLYTENQLFEGEEQNEGWARLDERISEVFRRGQLSGEFRIDLTPAWLTEALFGLIASGAYVVLSGKVAPKDFHHMITELLLGGALRTDTSRNEES
- a CDS encoding argininosuccinate synthase — protein: MTERVVLAYSGGLDTSVAIGWIAEETGAEVIAVAVDVGQGGEDLDVIRKRALACGAVEAEVADAKDEFADEYCLPAIKANALYMDRYPLVSALSRPTIVKHLVAAANKHGAGIVAHGCTGKGNDQVRFEAGIVALAPGLKCIAPVRDYAMTRDKAIAFCEEKDLPIATTKKSPYSIDQNVFGRAVETGFLEDIWNAPIEDIYEYTQNPAVAREADEVIITFKEGVPVAIDGKPVSVLQAIQQLNERAGAQGIGRIDMVEDRLVGIKSREVYEAPGAIALITAHQELENVTVERELARYKRQVEQRWGELVYDGQWFSPLKRALDGFINEANQHVSGDVRMTLHGGRAVVTGRRSQESLYDFNLATYDTGDTFDQAAAKGFIDIYSLSSKIAAKRDLV
- a CDS encoding L,D-transpeptidase family protein, which encodes MRPGAAAILAALSLLSLGAVPAGEVPLPARLRDTGGGTQLITAQAAGTGATTGTVTWWDLRGGHWVRAGSAPARFGAKGLVEGTARRQDTNTTPTGLYRLPFAFGTDAAPGGTRLRYRRVGPESWWCQDNDSRSYNRWTQPRPADCRAAASEHLVEYPTQYAHALVIGFNYSRPVRGRGAGIFLHVNGRGATAGCVSVPREAMRRILAWADPARRPHTAIGTAGGATAISRY